A single region of the Geovibrio ferrireducens genome encodes:
- the purE gene encoding 5-(carboxyamino)imidazole ribonucleotide mutase, whose translation MSKVGIIMGSKSDLGIAEAAIKVLKDFNVPCEVIVSSAHRTPERTGEWARNAENNGFSVIIALAGAAAHLAGVVASETNLPVVAVPVSATTLGGLDALLSMVQMPGGIPVATMAIGSAGAKNAALFACQIIARSDAALNAKLKTYRENMKQEVYKANEEVQAMLNGAQ comes from the coding sequence ATGAGTAAAGTCGGCATCATAATGGGCAGCAAGTCAGACCTCGGTATAGCCGAAGCTGCCATTAAGGTTCTTAAAGACTTCAATGTGCCCTGCGAAGTTATTGTTTCAAGCGCACACAGAACCCCCGAACGCACAGGAGAATGGGCAAGAAATGCCGAGAACAACGGCTTCTCCGTGATAATAGCTCTGGCGGGCGCAGCAGCACACCTTGCCGGTGTCGTAGCCAGCGAGACCAACCTCCCCGTTGTGGCTGTCCCTGTTTCCGCTACAACCTTAGGCGGTCTTGATGCCCTGCTCTCTATGGTGCAGATGCCCGGCGGCATACCTGTTGCCACAATGGCAATCGGCAGCGCAGGAGCAAAAAACGCAGCTCTTTTCGCATGTCAGATAATAGCCAGATCAGATGCTGCGCTTAACGCAAAACTGAAAACCTACCGAGAGAACATGAAGCAGGAAGTCTACAAGGCTAACGAAGAAGTACAGGCAATGCTGAACGGCGCACAATAA